Proteins encoded together in one Triticum dicoccoides isolate Atlit2015 ecotype Zavitan chromosome 7B, WEW_v2.0, whole genome shotgun sequence window:
- the LOC119340493 gene encoding cold-shock protein CS120-like: MEHQGRGAGENKGVVESITEKLPGGHGDHQQTTGGTYGQQGHGAGVTGTGTGTSEKKGVIENIKEKLPGGHGGPQHTTGMTGSETHATTATTDGNYGKSGHTGTDGTGENKSIMDKIKDKLPGQH, translated from the coding sequence ATGGAGCACCAGGGGCGCGGCGCAGGCGAGAACAAGGGCGTCGTGGAGAGCATCACGGAGAAGCTCCCCGGTGGCCACGGTGATCACCAGCAGACCACCGGTGGTACATACGGGCAGCAGGGACACGGCGCCGGAGTTACCGGCACAGGCACCGGCACCAGCGAGAAGAAGGGCGTCATCGAGAACATCAAGGAGAAGCTCCCCGGTGGCCACGGTGGCCCCCAGCACACCACTGGAATGACCGGCTCGGAGACGCATGCCACCACGGCCACCACCGATGGCAACTACGGGAAGTCGGGACACACCGGCACTGACGGCACCGGTGAGAACAAGAGCATCATGGACAAGATCAAGGACAAGCTGCCTGGACAGCACTAA